The Argopecten irradians isolate NY chromosome 4, Ai_NY, whole genome shotgun sequence genome has a window encoding:
- the LOC138321771 gene encoding arrestin domain-containing protein 4-like — protein sequence MGSSVIDFGLALEHDIDEQYQYTPGEIVKGSIKMETIGRTAIRRISINIRGEGVVAWEDQVNGSFKASEEYINATHVVEESRKPEPIMLDKGTHCFDFEYRLPDNLPSSFIGKFGSVTYVFKACAAGDRPGDTSIISEPFLILRSLPLSEHFRHGASAKIEKRIWRKLTWGKVKLTAKVNRLGGTQGEDLFINAEVANRSPARITAMQTSLIMNTLYLAQNRAIPFRQIVNKRRDEYELLRGDGRRWQNVRLSIPPYIPETKLEFCDIIEVSYTLQFRIEIAGGKEMKIEFPFMVGSMQEGHETSRNKNHIMNRQWTLSSKELQMGPDGDHPDPDYDQDRDWYHENVPELRPEDSKVMNPLYQDQDKKISQNNIENFQPSFDELPEVIENTKL from the coding sequence ATGGGTTCCTCAGTGATAGATTTTGGACTCGCCCTGGAACATGACATCGACGAACAGTACCAATATACACCTGGCGAGATCGTTAAGGGTTCCATCAAGATGGAAACTATTGGTCGCACCGCCATACGGAGAATATCTATCAATATTCGCGGAGAAGGAGTTGTGGCCTGGGAAGATCAGGTCAATGGGTCATTCAAGGCTAGCGAAGAGTATATAAATGCTACTCATGTTGTGGAAGAAAGCCGAAAACCTGAGCCGATTATGTTAGACAAAGGAACTCATTGTTTTGACTTTGAGTATAGACTTCCTGACAACCTGCCATCATCATTTATCGGTAAATTCGGCAGTGTGACTTATGTGTTCAAGGCTTGTGCTGCCGGAGACCGCCCCGGAGATACAAGTATCATTAGTGAACCGTTTCTAATTCTTCGCAGTTTACCACTCTCTGAACATTTCAGGCACGGTGCTTCAGCAAAGATAGAAAAACGAATCTGGCGAAAGCTGACCTGGGGAAAAGTGAAACTGACGGCAAAAGTAAACCGATTAGGGGGCACCCAGGGGGAAGACCTATTTATAAACGCTGAAGTGGCTAACAGATCTCCCGCCAGGATCACTGCCATGCAGACATCTCTCATTATGAACACTCTCTACCTTGCCCAAAATCGTGCTATACCATTCCGCCAAATCGTCAATAAACGGCGGGATGAGTACGAACTTTTACGAGGCGATGGACGCCGCTGGCAGAATGTACGTCTATCAATCCCACCATATATTCCTGAAACCAAACTAGAGTTttgtgatatcatcgaggtgtCATATACCCTACAGTTTAGGATAGAAATTGCTGGtggaaaagaaatgaaaattgagTTCCCATTTATGGTCGGATCCATGCAAGAAGGTCATGAAACATCGCGTAATAAAAACCACATCATGAATCGTCAGTGGACATTGAGTTCCAAGGAACTGCAAATGGGTCCGGATGGTGACCATCCTGACCCTGATTATGACCAGGACAGAGACTGGTATCATGAAAATGTACCAGAACTTCGTCCTGAGGACTCAAAGGTCATGAACCCATTGTATCAGGATCAGGACAAAAAGATTTCACAGAATAACATTGAAAACTTCCAGCCATCATTTGACGAATTACCTGAGGTCattgaaaatacaaaactttGA